A portion of the Aphelocoma coerulescens isolate FSJ_1873_10779 chromosome 1, UR_Acoe_1.0, whole genome shotgun sequence genome contains these proteins:
- the LOC138119744 gene encoding maestro heat-like repeat-containing protein family member 7 — MEQRPLTVPKQALVKGEEEGPGAAPAQQPAEVQQFQQPQEDAAVDRTQEQGPARGRFRRTAQMICEFIRRIREEESSVTGIGVRAYPHIFKTKTSAALLDMLVEEGVSSPKRVPAVVRYIHQWLLSNEYPDSRLSRTLLALTEAYPTDVVMTILRVAPSCDRAATTMWKTLMCSVRTSKTVMPLLLDVLGSWPEHSTRTSDGDDTVVFALAATLVMWKILQVPSVPHVVTVYLPRLFVHLLFQVFFSTVEMPEKVENLWRACQEQHGLATDPNRFAVQTLKDLLCRLYYEDVVVAVEHKRGWDTLLCADTHHHAVGLLAREMSRASKFMPFRIVCHLFSLLSGEEPCQDLPALAFIVEVLSDPPFQHWLDWGRCSDSVLEIMSKNLRSECRERRRLALRGLVVLSEDPSMTKGMWSLTESLVECLQEDDSDVVGMTVVVLSYLFLHSGAPIPSPIALQLAEALLPLFDNDDSQVRLRSMFVFQEMMGLLTAEGKKALKSHVRQSLLPLSFHCHDEDGHVADASREALHCAASFLKRRALEHMLDVDQTWRFGEGLLAGDRSRAAEHLRRALPYLRSPQESLRQAAIRFIGIAGRHLRGQQEELQLLCEALEDASRDISPAVSSLARQTAYVLRALERAPRSIFQMLRDRLRKACRTRPRLSGRG, encoded by the exons ATGGAGCAGAGGCCCCTGACCGTGCCCAAGCAGGCCTTGGTGAAGGGCGAGGAAGAaggccctggagctgccccagcacagcagcctgcagaggtgcagcagttccagcagccacaggagg ATGCAGCCGTGGACCGGACACAAGAGCAGGGCCCCGCCCGTGGCCGCTTCCGCAGAACAGCGCAG ATGATTTGCGAATTCATCAGGAGAATTCGGGAGGAAGAGAGCAGCGTCACGGGCATTGGGGTCAGAGCATACCCTCACATCTTCAAAACCAAGACCAGTGCCGCCCTGCTGGATATGCTTGTGGAGGAGGGCGTTTCCAGCCCAAAGAGA GTGCCCGCCGTGGTGAGGTACATCCACCAGTGGCTCCTGTCCAATGAGTATCCTGACTCCAGACTGTCCAGGACCCTTCTGGCTCTGACTGAGGCCTACCCCACTGATGTGGTGATGACCATCCTGCGTGTGGCCCCATCATGTGACAG agctgccacGACCATGTGGAAGACGCTCATGTGCTCAGTCAGGACTTCAAAGACAGTCATGCCGCTACTCCTCGATGTGCTGGGGAGctggccagagcacagcacGCGCACCTCCGACGGGGACGACACAGTCGTCTTTGCCCTGGCT GCAACTCTGGTGATGTGGAAGATCCTCCAGGTGCCCTCTGTGCCACACGTAGTGACAGTCTATTTGCCCCGCCTCTTTGTGCATCTGCTCTTCCAAGTTTTCTTCAGCACAGTGGAGATGCCAGAGAAGGTCGAGAACTTGTGGAGAGCATGCCAGGAGCAACACGGCCTTGCCACCGACCCCAACAG GTTTGCAGTGCAGACCCTGAAGGACCTGCTCTGCCGACTCTACTATGAGGACGTGGTGGTGGCCGTGGAACACAAGCGTGGCTGGGACACgctgctctgtgctgacacCCACCACCACGCAGTGGGTCTGCTGGCCAG ggagATGTCCCGGGCCTCCAAATTCATGCCTTTCCGGATCGTTTGCCACCTGTTCAGCCTGCTCAGCGGGGAGGAGCCATGCCAGGATCTGCCTGCCCTGGCCTTCATTGTGGAG GTCCTCTCAGATCCCCCTTTCCAGCATTGGCTGGACTGGGGTAGATGCAGTGACAGCGTCCTGGAGATCATGTCCAAGAACCTGCggagcgagtgcagggagagGCGTCGCCTGGCGCTCAGAGGCCTTGTGGTGCTCAGCGAGGATCCCTCGATG ACCAAAGGAATGTGGAGCCTGACCGAAAGCCTTGTGGAGTGCCTGCAGGAAGATGACAGCGACGTGGTTGGGATGACCGTCGTCGTCCTCAGCTATTTGTTCCTGCATAGTGGTGCCCCGATACCCAGCCCCATCGCCCTGCAGCTGGCTGAGGCGCTCCTGCCACTCTTTGACAAC GACGACAGCCAGGTGCGGCTGCGCTCCATGTTCGTCTTCCAGGAGATGATGGGTTTATTAAcggcagagggaaaaaaggccCTGAAGTCACACGTGCGCCAGAGCCTGCTCCCACTCTCCTTCCACTGCCATGACGAGGACGGGCACGTGGCCGAT gcctcccGGGAAGCGCTGCATTGTGCGGCCAGCTTCCTGAAAAGGAGAGCTCTCGAACACATGCTGGACGTGGATCAGACATGGAGGTTCGGCGAGGGCCTG ctggcaggggacaggagcCGAGCGGCCGAGCACTTGCGGCGGGCCCTGCCGTACCTGCGGAGCCCACAGGAGTCCCTGCGACAGGCGGCCATCAGGTTCATTG GCATCGCCGGGCGGCACCTGAGGGGCCAGCAGGAagagctccagctcctctgcGAGG CCCTTGAAGACGCGTCCCGTGACATCAGCCCTGCCGTTTCCAGCCTGGCGCGTCAAACAGCCTACGTCCTCCGGGCACTGGAGAGAGCTCCGCGCTCCATCTTCCAGATGCTGCGAGATCGACTCCGCAAGGCATGCAGGACACGGCCTCGTCTGTCGGGCCGTGGCTAG